A portion of the Stigmatella aurantiaca DW4/3-1 genome contains these proteins:
- a CDS encoding cyclase family protein has product MNRVLMVLAGLGLNAAYATAAGAQEMAQEQHGAGVEPSSIRVPTPPWPPGDERGMANTQGPGTWLRCAQYMNGPKVEVYELSHLLSNSIPMSPYGPKVEYQFRPTAGLPGTRHAFNGESVTGDQGSQGTQLDSLGHFGYLPDPWSGQGALPSDAVRYYGGFRQADVKPTPQSPLQKLGLDKMPPIITSAVLLDARKYIGHGSALKAGQRITPQDIEGMLRAQGLGWRGLLPGDVLYIYTGWEENWADPAKEYYLKGPGLSYEAAKYLTSKAIVLVSLDCPFIDPAPEGFVEGHGPPPAGTPPGLPYAVHHQHLTQAGIYQIENAHLKEMAADKVWLSCTMILPLRVQGGASSPIRPVAIGTPGQ; this is encoded by the coding sequence ATGAACAGAGTGCTGATGGTGCTGGCTGGCCTTGGGCTGAACGCAGCGTACGCGACAGCTGCGGGTGCTCAGGAAATGGCGCAGGAGCAGCACGGTGCTGGGGTGGAGCCGTCAAGCATCCGGGTGCCCACACCTCCCTGGCCCCCGGGCGACGAGCGGGGCATGGCGAACACGCAGGGGCCCGGAACCTGGCTGCGCTGCGCCCAGTACATGAACGGCCCCAAAGTGGAGGTCTACGAGCTGTCCCATTTGCTGTCCAACTCCATCCCCATGTCGCCTTATGGGCCCAAGGTCGAGTACCAGTTCCGGCCCACCGCGGGCCTTCCGGGCACACGCCATGCTTTCAACGGCGAATCCGTTACAGGGGATCAGGGCTCCCAGGGCACACAGTTGGATTCACTGGGGCACTTCGGTTACCTGCCCGATCCGTGGAGTGGACAGGGCGCTCTGCCGTCGGACGCGGTCCGTTACTACGGCGGCTTCCGGCAGGCGGACGTCAAGCCGACGCCCCAATCGCCGCTGCAGAAGCTGGGCTTGGACAAGATGCCGCCGATCATCACCTCCGCGGTGTTGCTGGATGCGCGCAAATACATAGGCCACGGCAGCGCCTTGAAGGCTGGCCAGCGCATCACCCCGCAGGACATCGAGGGCATGCTTCGGGCACAGGGGCTTGGCTGGCGAGGGCTGCTGCCGGGAGACGTCCTCTACATCTACACCGGTTGGGAGGAGAACTGGGCGGACCCGGCGAAGGAGTACTATCTGAAGGGGCCAGGGCTCTCTTACGAGGCGGCGAAGTACCTGACGAGCAAGGCCATCGTCCTGGTCTCGCTCGATTGTCCTTTCATCGACCCGGCTCCCGAGGGATTCGTCGAGGGCCATGGGCCTCCTCCGGCGGGCACGCCCCCCGGGCTGCCGTACGCCGTCCACCATCAGCATCTGACGCAGGCGGGCATTTACCAGATCGAGAATGCCCACCTGAAAGAGATGGCCGCGGACAAGGTGTGGCTCTCCTGCACGATGATCCTGCCGCTGCGGGTTCAGGGCGGCGCGAGTTCACCGATACGCCCGGTGGCCATCGGCACGCCGGGCCAGTAG
- a CDS encoding nucleotidyltransferase domain-containing protein has protein sequence MANHDTLLDRVVEALRPVQGLTAIVLGGSRGRGTAGPTSDHDIGLYYEPSAPLDVEALQGAVAPLVEDPSATVTRIGEWGPWINGGGWLTIEGAKVDLLYRDLGRVREVIRDARQGRISMNYQPGHPHGFCSAIWMGEIATCRPLFDPSGRIAELKNETWPYPEALRAALIARFGWEVGFAIENAASAAKRAEQTHVAGCAYRALCCMAQVLFALNGRYLINEKGAVAEAASYPITIEGLAKAQADIWSSIGNADAESALRRLRSLSDKMSVLIEAASRAG, from the coding sequence ATGGCTAACCATGACACCCTGCTTGACCGTGTGGTCGAAGCGCTCCGGCCCGTCCAAGGCTTGACTGCGATTGTTCTCGGCGGCTCGCGCGGGCGAGGCACCGCGGGCCCGACTTCCGACCATGACATCGGCCTGTACTACGAGCCCAGTGCGCCACTCGACGTGGAAGCCCTTCAGGGGGCTGTTGCCCCCCTCGTTGAGGATCCCTCAGCGACGGTGACCCGTATCGGCGAGTGGGGACCGTGGATCAACGGTGGGGGGTGGCTCACCATCGAGGGCGCCAAGGTCGACCTCCTCTACCGCGATCTCGGACGCGTGCGTGAAGTCATCCGCGATGCGCGGCAGGGCCGCATCTCGATGAACTACCAGCCGGGCCACCCCCACGGCTTCTGCTCGGCCATCTGGATGGGCGAGATCGCGACCTGCCGGCCGCTCTTCGATCCGTCTGGCCGCATCGCTGAATTGAAGAACGAGACCTGGCCGTACCCCGAGGCGCTGAGGGCTGCACTGATTGCCCGCTTTGGCTGGGAGGTGGGCTTCGCCATCGAGAACGCCGCGAGCGCGGCGAAGCGCGCCGAGCAGACACACGTCGCGGGCTGCGCCTACCGGGCCCTGTGCTGCATGGCGCAGGTGCTGTTTGCCTTGAACGGCCGCTATCTCATCAACGAGAAGGGCGCCGTTGCCGAAGCCGCGAGCTACCCGATCACGATCGAAGGCCTGGCCAAGGCGCAGGCCGACATCTGGAGCAGCATCGGCAATGCGGACGCCGAGAGCGCGCTGCGCCGGCTGCGCAGCTTGTCCGACAAGATGAGCGTGCTCATCGAGGCCGCATCGCGTGCCGGATGA
- a CDS encoding RibD family protein → MNEAKRPYVVCHMVPSVDGRIVTTNWKLPPSALAEYERTAQTFDADAWMIGRISMEPYAGKARVPSRKVPHPIPRTDFIARRDAESYAIALDPSGKLTWKSSSIDEEHVITVLTEAVSDDYLAFLRSKGVSYLFGGKTDLNLKKVLEKLRKEFGIKKLLLEGGGKINGSFLDADLIDELSVLVAPIADGAMGTPALFDAREGKGPARHLKLVSFEKRRSDLVWLRYKLKR, encoded by the coding sequence ATGAATGAAGCGAAGCGGCCGTATGTGGTTTGCCACATGGTTCCCTCCGTCGATGGGCGGATCGTCACCACGAACTGGAAGCTCCCGCCCAGCGCCCTGGCCGAGTACGAGCGCACGGCCCAGACATTCGACGCTGATGCGTGGATGATCGGCCGGATTTCGATGGAGCCCTACGCGGGGAAGGCAAGGGTTCCGTCGCGCAAGGTGCCGCACCCCATTCCGAGGACGGACTTCATCGCGCGGCGCGATGCGGAGTCCTACGCCATCGCGCTGGACCCGTCCGGCAAGCTCACCTGGAAATCGAGTTCCATCGACGAGGAGCACGTGATCACGGTCCTCACCGAGGCGGTCTCGGACGACTACCTGGCCTTCCTTCGATCCAAGGGCGTCTCCTACCTGTTTGGCGGCAAGACGGACTTGAACCTGAAGAAGGTGCTCGAGAAGCTCAGGAAGGAGTTCGGCATCAAGAAACTGCTCCTGGAGGGGGGAGGGAAAATCAACGGCTCCTTTCTGGATGCGGACCTCATCGACGAACTGAGCGTGCTGGTGGCACCCATTGCGGACGGTGCCATGGGGACCCCGGCGCTCTTCGATGCAAGGGAGGGAAAGGGGCCTGCTCGCCACTTGAAGCTGGTCTCCTTCGAGAAGCGCAGAAGCGACCTGGTCTGGCTGCGCTACAAGCTGAAGCGCTGA
- a CDS encoding Kelch repeat-containing protein, whose amino-acid sequence MTAFRPAAFLPLLLAVLSGCDSIPPPETATGSAQFAVSLPQTLSSSDVTRVEVTVSASGMSSVVVGLARSNGSWGGLIGNLPAGVNRSFLAQAFDSSGTLSFQGEASGVTLSANQTTVVALILQEVSPPPPYSNEAPLIDSLVVSATSVQTGAPLSLSATAHDPNPGDTIALAWTASAGIFSAPTTATTSWTAPSSTGIQTLTLTVTDSQGTATSISLTVNVVSGAATGNAALHISFNLWPTVSKVSSSLNRLDAGQSTAVFVLAADADGDALTYSWAASCPGTWANATSSSASFVPSAIPSDTCNNCRLTVTVQDGRGGQTTGALALCIASASTPRFPPSFSNFYQSATSTSPGQTVVFEVNALDPQSSALSFAWSATTGSLATPTTGASTSRVVWTAPSCVSAGAPPSIVATVTNAFGLTATQSFTLAGLPPCVLGWNPTGAMSSPRANHTATLLPSGKVLVAGGLSSSSGYLATAEVYDPVTGTWSVTGSMASVRAHHTATLLPSGKVLVAGGGNGIGSPAAAELYDPATGTWSTTGSMSAPRYLHTATLLPTGKVLIAGGALGSGYPVKVEVYDPATGTWSTTGSMASSRAYHPATLLPDGKVLVSGGINGGHLSKAEVYNPATGTWSATGSMSSPHMYHPAALLPNGKVLIAGGHSGTSYLAKAEVYDPATGTWSAAGSMASPRCYQPATLLPSGKVLVSGGTNGGYLATTEVYDPATNTWSAAGSMSSARNYHTATRLPNGKVLVSGGIHGSGYLATAEVFSP is encoded by the coding sequence GTGACCGCCTTCCGCCCCGCAGCCTTCCTTCCCCTGTTGTTAGCGGTTCTCTCTGGCTGCGATTCCATTCCGCCGCCAGAGACCGCCACGGGATCCGCCCAATTCGCCGTCTCCCTTCCCCAGACCCTCTCATCCTCGGACGTCACCCGAGTCGAAGTGACGGTCTCCGCCTCTGGCATGTCCTCCGTTGTTGTCGGCTTGGCCAGATCCAACGGCTCCTGGGGTGGCCTCATTGGCAACCTCCCCGCAGGCGTGAACCGCTCCTTCCTCGCCCAGGCCTTCGACTCCTCCGGCACCTTGAGCTTTCAGGGCGAGGCCTCCGGCGTCACGCTGTCCGCCAACCAGACCACGGTGGTCGCTCTGATCCTCCAGGAGGTTTCTCCGCCTCCGCCCTACAGCAACGAGGCTCCCCTCATCGACTCCCTCGTCGTCTCCGCCACTTCGGTCCAGACGGGCGCCCCACTCTCTCTTTCCGCCACGGCTCATGACCCCAACCCCGGAGATACCATTGCCCTGGCCTGGACCGCCTCCGCCGGCATCTTCTCCGCACCCACCACCGCCACGACCTCCTGGACGGCTCCCTCCTCCACGGGAATTCAGACGCTCACCCTCACGGTGACGGATTCGCAGGGGACTGCCACCTCCATCTCCCTCACCGTCAATGTCGTCTCGGGAGCGGCCACCGGCAACGCCGCCCTCCACATCTCCTTCAACCTGTGGCCCACCGTCTCCAAGGTCTCCTCCAGCCTCAATCGCCTGGACGCGGGGCAGTCCACCGCCGTCTTCGTCCTCGCGGCGGATGCCGATGGAGACGCCCTCACCTACTCGTGGGCCGCCTCCTGCCCCGGAACCTGGGCGAATGCCACCTCCAGTTCCGCCTCCTTCGTTCCCTCGGCCATTCCCTCCGACACATGCAACAACTGCCGGCTCACCGTCACCGTCCAGGACGGCCGCGGCGGGCAGACCACAGGCGCCCTCGCCCTCTGCATCGCCTCCGCCTCCACCCCTCGCTTTCCTCCGAGCTTCTCCAATTTCTACCAGTCAGCCACTTCCACCTCCCCGGGGCAGACCGTGGTCTTTGAAGTCAATGCCCTGGACCCGCAGTCCAGTGCGCTGTCATTCGCGTGGAGCGCCACCACGGGCTCATTGGCCACACCCACCACCGGCGCCTCCACCAGCCGTGTCGTGTGGACAGCCCCTTCTTGTGTCTCGGCGGGCGCCCCTCCCAGCATCGTGGCCACCGTCACCAATGCCTTTGGCTTGACGGCGACCCAGAGCTTCACACTGGCCGGATTGCCTCCCTGTGTCTTGGGTTGGAACCCGACCGGTGCCATGTCTTCTCCGCGTGCCAACCACACGGCGACGCTCCTGCCCAGCGGCAAGGTGCTTGTCGCGGGGGGCCTGAGCAGCAGCAGTGGCTACCTGGCGACGGCAGAGGTGTATGACCCGGTGACAGGCACCTGGAGCGTGACAGGCTCCATGGCCTCTGTTCGCGCTCACCACACGGCGACGCTCTTGCCCAGCGGCAAGGTGCTCGTCGCGGGAGGCGGCAATGGCATCGGTTCCCCGGCGGCAGCGGAATTGTATGACCCCGCCACGGGCACCTGGAGCACCACGGGCTCCATGTCCGCTCCTCGCTACTTGCATACGGCGACACTCCTGCCTACCGGCAAGGTGCTCATCGCGGGGGGGGCCCTCGGCAGTGGCTACCCGGTGAAGGTGGAGGTGTACGACCCAGCCACAGGCACCTGGAGCACCACGGGCTCCATGGCCTCGTCTCGTGCCTACCACCCGGCGACGCTCCTGCCCGACGGCAAGGTCCTCGTCTCGGGGGGCATCAATGGCGGGCATCTGTCGAAGGCAGAGGTGTACAACCCGGCCACGGGCACCTGGAGCGCGACGGGCTCCATGTCCTCTCCGCACATGTACCATCCGGCGGCGCTGCTGCCCAACGGCAAGGTCCTCATCGCCGGGGGGCACAGCGGAACCTCCTACCTGGCGAAGGCGGAGGTGTACGACCCGGCCACGGGCACCTGGAGCGCGGCGGGCTCCATGGCCTCTCCTCGCTGTTACCAACCGGCGACGCTCCTGCCCAGCGGCAAAGTCCTCGTCTCGGGAGGCACGAACGGCGGCTACCTGGCGACGACAGAGGTGTACGACCCGGCCACGAACACCTGGAGCGCTGCGGGTTCCATGTCCTCGGCTCGCAACTACCACACGGCGACACGGCTGCCCAACGGCAAGGTCCTCGTCTCGGGGGGCATCCATGGCAGCGGATACCTGGCGACGGCGGAGGTCTTCTCCCCCTGA